One Methanocaldococcus infernus ME DNA segment encodes these proteins:
- a CDS encoding SIS domain-containing protein → MELNIILNNIKNLENLDEEITFLSNKILNAKRVFIFGVGRSGYIGRCFHIRLLHLNIDSYFLTDAPAFKRGDLLIVISGSGETESVVNVAKKAKEIGEVIGVVCKCGNLKDIKLIKLPVEKNSFLPMGTAFEELALIFFDLVIAKLMRKLNLREEDIIKNHNNLL, encoded by the coding sequence ATGGAACTTAATATTATTTTAAACAATATAAAAAATTTGGAGAATCTTGATGAGGAAATTACTTTTTTATCCAATAAAATCCTAAATGCTAAGAGGGTTTTTATTTTTGGTGTTGGCAGAAGTGGCTATATAGGAAGATGTTTTCATATAAGATTATTACATTTGAATATAGATTCATATTTTTTAACAGATGCTCCAGCATTTAAAAGAGGAGATCTTTTAATAGTTATCTCTGGGAGTGGAGAAACTGAGAGTGTTGTTAATGTTGCTAAGAAGGCTAAGGAGATAGGGGAAGTTATAGGAGTGGTTTGTAAGTGTGGAAATTTAAAAGATATTAAGTTAATAAAGCTTCCTGTGGAGAAGAATAGTTTCCTTCCAATGGGGACAGCCTTTGAGGAACTTGCCTTAATATTCTTTGATTTGGTTATAGCTAAACTCATGAGAAAACTAAATTTAAGGGAAGAGGATATAATAAAGAATCATAACAATCTTCTATAG
- the ala gene encoding alanine dehydrogenase, with the protein MKTLILTCKDIRKFLNMRETIDKMEEAFKLHALGKVQMPPKSYLIFDKGDLRAMPACLGKYAGIKWVNSHPENYKFGLPTVMAVYILNDVKTGFPLAIMEASELTNYRTGATGGLAAKYLARKDSEVIGFIGCGRQAYTQFLALKEEFEIKEVKAYDINESSAKKFVEFVKSHGIEGKVMSAKETCQCDILVTTTPSRKPVVKDEWIKEGMHINAIGADGPGKQELDEKILLRAKIVVDDIEQAVHGGEINVAISKGLLRREDIYATLGEVILGKKVRESEKDITIFDSTGLAIQDVALASLIYEKAKRENVGLEIDLFNLE; encoded by the coding sequence ATGAAAACTCTTATATTAACATGTAAAGATATAAGGAAATTTTTGAACATGAGAGAAACCATAGATAAGATGGAAGAGGCTTTTAAGCTACATGCCCTTGGAAAGGTTCAGATGCCACCTAAATCTTACTTAATCTTTGATAAAGGAGATTTAAGAGCTATGCCAGCTTGTTTAGGAAAGTATGCAGGAATCAAGTGGGTTAATTCTCACCCAGAAAATTATAAGTTTGGCTTACCAACAGTTATGGCTGTTTATATACTAAATGATGTAAAAACTGGCTTCCCCTTGGCAATTATGGAAGCTTCTGAGCTAACCAACTATAGAACAGGAGCTACAGGAGGTTTAGCTGCTAAGTATTTGGCAAGGAAAGATAGTGAAGTTATTGGCTTTATAGGTTGTGGTAGGCAAGCATATACTCAATTCTTAGCATTGAAGGAAGAGTTTGAGATTAAAGAAGTTAAAGCCTATGACATAAATGAAAGCTCTGCTAAAAAATTTGTTGAGTTTGTTAAATCTCATGGCATTGAAGGAAAAGTTATGAGTGCTAAAGAAACTTGCCAGTGTGATATTCTTGTAACAACAACTCCATCAAGGAAGCCAGTGGTTAAAGATGAGTGGATAAAAGAGGGAATGCATATAAATGCTATTGGTGCTGATGGCCCTGGAAAGCAGGAGTTGGATGAGAAAATATTATTGAGAGCTAAGATAGTTGTTGATGACATTGAGCAAGCTGTACATGGTGGAGAGATTAATGTAGCTATATCTAAAGGACTTTTGAGGAGAGAAGATATTTATGCTACTCTTGGTGAAGTTATCTTAGGAAAGAAAGTTAGGGAGAGTGAGAAAGATATAACTATCTTTGACTCCACAGGCTTAGCTATACAGGATGTAGCCTTAGCATCTTTAATTTATGAGAAGGCTAAAAGGGAAAATGTTGGTTTAGAGATAGATCTATTTAACTTAGAATAA
- the cofF gene encoding coenzyme gamma-F420-2:alpha-L-glutamate ligase — protein MIIIVSPEAKSETVYRIKREIENFRKDCKILKLASSNFFMDDSFFLENVELIHSRCSIGFYENNLTLFSWQVLQALEVHGYKFINSLDTVYLTSDKFKTIKLLKKNNILAPKTALIRDYEDALKFMEKNNLEFPIIIKCCFSKCGETVFKVNNLKELRERTEKALWKSLIAQEYIDFKVGELYKDIRLLVIDDEIFGYSRVSKNFKTNLYCGNKVEPIKINDELKEIAFKCKEVSGAKILGIDILPYKDKYYVIELNSAPGTKGFLKLGMNVDKKIAELFVREAKS, from the coding sequence ATGATAATAATAGTCTCTCCAGAGGCTAAGAGTGAGACAGTCTATAGAATAAAGAGAGAGATAGAAAATTTTAGGAAGGACTGTAAAATCTTAAAATTAGCTTCTTCAAACTTTTTTATGGATGATTCCTTTTTTTTAGAAAATGTTGAGCTGATACATTCAAGATGCTCCATAGGGTTTTATGAAAATAACTTAACCCTATTCTCCTGGCAAGTTCTTCAGGCTCTTGAGGTTCATGGCTATAAATTTATTAACTCCTTGGACACAGTATATTTAACTTCAGATAAATTTAAAACTATAAAGCTTTTGAAAAAAAATAATATCTTAGCTCCAAAAACAGCTTTAATTAGAGACTATGAAGATGCCTTAAAATTTATGGAGAAAAATAATTTAGAGTTTCCCATTATTATTAAGTGTTGCTTTTCAAAGTGTGGGGAAACAGTTTTTAAGGTTAATAATTTAAAAGAGCTAAGAGAGAGGACAGAAAAAGCTTTATGGAAGAGCTTGATAGCTCAGGAGTATATAGACTTTAAGGTTGGTGAGCTTTACAAAGATATTAGATTATTGGTTATAGATGATGAAATCTTTGGCTATAGTAGAGTTTCAAAAAATTTTAAAACTAATCTATACTGTGGAAATAAGGTTGAGCCTATAAAAATAAATGATGAGCTAAAAGAGATAGCATTTAAGTGTAAAGAGGTTAGTGGAGCTAAGATTTTAGGCATTGACATCCTTCCTTATAAAGATAAGTATTATGTGATTGAGCTAAACTCTGCTCCTGGGACTAAGGGATTTTTAAAGTTAGGGATGAATGTTGATAAAAAGATAGCTGAACTCTTTGTTAGGGAAGCTAAAAGTTAA
- a CDS encoding methanogenesis marker 17 protein: MAEIYVYCEEEDSKRIYTKVIQTALEDLILGKSIIRVDFICKEKEPYFILGILPKATRKMIKLRDMAEIVEQKKEGDKVIYKLKITDETYLPYLLKKIHVLDQPSRFEIVTDSEIDLDMDIYDTSKDFLDKIMDFSFRVFPEGMRIKRSFIDNAIVIIASERPLKEHEIEEALKLKERLESS; this comes from the coding sequence ATGGCTGAAATATATGTTTATTGTGAGGAAGAGGATAGTAAGAGAATATATACAAAGGTTATACAAACAGCCTTAGAAGATTTAATTTTGGGTAAGTCTATAATAAGAGTTGACTTTATTTGCAAGGAGAAGGAGCCATATTTTATATTGGGAATATTGCCAAAGGCAACCAGGAAGATGATCAAGTTAAGGGATATGGCTGAGATTGTTGAGCAGAAGAAAGAGGGGGATAAAGTAATTTATAAGTTAAAGATAACTGATGAAACCTATCTCCCCTATCTACTAAAAAAGATTCATGTCCTTGACCAACCCTCAAGGTTTGAGATTGTAACAGACTCTGAGATAGACTTAGATATGGACATTTATGATACAAGTAAAGACTTCTTAGACAAAATTATGGATTTCTCATTTAGAGTCTTCCCTGAGGGGATGAGGATAAAGAGGAGTTTTATAGACAATGCTATAGTTATCATAGCCTCTGAGAGGCCATTAAAAGAGCATGAGATAGAAGAGGCTTTAAAACTTAAAGAGAGGCTTGAAAGTTCTTAA
- a CDS encoding formate--phosphoribosylaminoimidazolecarboxamide ligase, which produces MIKKEEVMEIVENYKKEEITIATLGSHTALHILKGAKLEGFSTVCITVKGRDVPYKRFKVADKFIYVDNFKDVAKEEVQEKLRDLNSIVIPHGSFIAYCGLDNIENNFLVPMFGNRKILRWEAERELERKILEEANIRVPKKFNSPEEIDRTVIVKFPGARGGRGYFIASSKEEFYKKIEMLKSKNLIDDEDVEKAHIEEYVIGTNFCLHFFYSPITKETELLGIDRRYESNIDGLVRIPAKDQLDIKANPSYVITGNIPVVIRESLLVEVFNMGDNLVEATKKIVPPGIIGPFCLQTLCTENLELVAFEMSARIDGGTNSFMNGSPYSFLYSGEPLSMGQRIAKEIKLALKLDMLNKIIS; this is translated from the coding sequence TTGATAAAAAAAGAGGAAGTTATGGAGATAGTTGAAAACTATAAGAAGGAGGAGATAACAATAGCTACACTTGGAAGCCATACAGCTTTACATATATTAAAAGGGGCTAAATTAGAAGGATTTTCTACAGTCTGTATAACTGTGAAAGGAAGAGATGTTCCTTACAAGAGGTTTAAGGTAGCTGATAAATTTATCTATGTTGATAATTTTAAGGATGTTGCAAAAGAAGAGGTTCAAGAGAAGCTTAGGGATCTAAACTCTATAGTTATCCCGCATGGCTCATTTATAGCCTATTGTGGCTTAGATAATATAGAGAATAACTTCTTAGTGCCAATGTTTGGGAATAGGAAGATATTAAGATGGGAAGCTGAGAGAGAGCTTGAGAGGAAGATTTTGGAAGAGGCAAATATAAGAGTTCCTAAGAAGTTCAATTCTCCAGAGGAGATAGATAGGACTGTTATAGTCAAATTCCCAGGAGCAAGGGGAGGTAGGGGCTATTTCATAGCAAGCTCTAAGGAAGAGTTTTATAAAAAAATTGAAATGTTAAAGAGTAAGAATTTAATAGATGATGAAGATGTTGAGAAGGCACATATAGAAGAGTATGTTATAGGAACAAACTTCTGCTTACACTTCTTCTACTCTCCAATAACTAAAGAAACTGAGCTATTAGGAATAGATAGGAGATATGAGAGTAATATAGATGGCTTAGTAAGAATTCCAGCTAAGGATCAGTTAGATATTAAAGCAAATCCAAGCTATGTTATCACTGGGAATATTCCAGTGGTTATAAGAGAGAGCTTATTGGTAGAAGTATTTAATATGGGAGATAACTTAGTTGAAGCTACAAAGAAGATAGTGCCTCCAGGAATAATAGGACCATTCTGCTTACAAACTTTATGTACTGAGAATTTAGAGTTAGTGGCCTTTGAGATGAGTGCCAGAATTGATGGAGGAACAAATAGCTTTATGAATGGCTCACCTTACTCTTTCCTATATTCAGGAGAGCCATTAAGTATGGGACAGAGAATAGCTAAGGAGATAAAGTTAGCTTTAAAGCTTGATATGCTAAATAAAATTATTAGCTAA
- a CDS encoding (5-formylfuran-3-yl)methyl phosphate synthase, translated as MLLLVSPIDVEEAKEAIEGGADIIDVKNPKEGSLGANFPWVIREVRKITPKSLLVSATVGDVPYKPGTVSLAALGAGMSGADYIKVGLYGVKNYNQAVELMKSVVKAVKDFDDNKIVVAAGYADAYRVGAVDPLVIPKIARDSGADVAMLDTAIKDGKTLFDFLSKEILEEFVSEVHDYGLKCALAGTIKKDHIPILKEIGTDIVGVRGAACKGGDRNKGRIDRNLVRELKELC; from the coding sequence ATGCTACTCTTAGTTAGCCCAATTGATGTAGAAGAGGCTAAAGAAGCTATAGAGGGAGGAGCTGATATAATAGATGTGAAAAATCCTAAAGAAGGCTCTTTAGGAGCAAACTTTCCCTGGGTTATTAGGGAGGTTAGAAAGATAACCCCTAAATCTCTATTGGTTAGTGCTACTGTTGGAGATGTTCCTTACAAGCCAGGAACTGTTTCCTTAGCAGCCTTAGGGGCTGGGATGAGTGGGGCTGACTATATAAAGGTTGGACTCTATGGAGTTAAAAATTACAATCAAGCTGTTGAGCTAATGAAGAGTGTGGTTAAAGCTGTTAAAGATTTTGATGATAACAAGATAGTTGTAGCTGCTGGTTATGCAGATGCCTACAGAGTTGGAGCTGTTGATCCTTTAGTCATCCCAAAGATAGCCAGAGACTCTGGAGCAGATGTAGCTATGTTAGACACAGCTATAAAGGATGGGAAAACATTATTTGACTTTTTAAGTAAAGAGATTTTGGAAGAGTTTGTTTCTGAAGTTCATGATTATGGCTTAAAGTGTGCCTTAGCAGGCACTATAAAGAAGGACCACATCCCTATATTAAAAGAGATAGGAACTGATATAGTTGGAGTAAGAGGAGCTGCTTGTAAGGGAGGAGATAGAAATAAGGGAAGAATTGACAGGAATTTAGTTAGAGAATTAAAAGAGCTCTGCTAA
- a CDS encoding metallophosphoesterase, with product MHIKYLIYIIFSIILLSPAFAEENSIFFVHMADIHLCNDSEVNKIFGGSIPPVTTMKSMVKEILAFHPDTVVQTGDIVALADRYDLDTDQRWYELVNKTVVAPIKNAGIPFIFAPGNHDPAAYKLNVNKSDWRYYNGLLLKYVDWGLGANNTDHHTYYSYTIGNYHFVVIDPYETPESGYRAVMLPKDQVNWLKSDLENNSNKFIIICYHQPLGSWYNDSINEFLGIISKYKGHIILLAGHTHDVRTLYWNGIPEYQDGAACGDWWQTGKTPDGKPMGYAIYYIKKLDNGSYCIYRFYKGFNLSEQINLVSPEDVVLNESKPLILDIYTGNKQIASVTYKTDNGKESSLNFTLINATKVYWYHVKGIIKPSTFDNKNHNITIIVHCKDGTSFNKTIVYKFSKHVIMPIKEIIDDTNFKNYYGRFVVINGTIINVAYSGNLLQISDDTGEIVVWAGDCHHKEFKIGDEVILRGQITQFKGTKELKLVRDEDAIIYGYKNITSKVIKVPNIQTLYDNFTQLENKYVEVSGVATAVFGDEVVIQDTTRGIQLWLGEIKHPEVKIGDKIVVRGLLSKYKNMPEIVVGLDKDFIINGTGKVPEPKVITINEIPENIGNLVTIKNLKVISVDDYKIIVSDGKNTTVIYCKKANINPKTIVKVGDKIDVIGIAYIYESIYEICPRFTSDITVLENNEGIVYLKRGWNAISIPHNGNVSYEDPNAVITIITYYNNTWHQVTKLKTLYGYFIYCNKSTIMHIIFVNISNPIAPPKRPITKGWNLVGVNPAKNDVDGVLLKSFVIPIEDIWAYLIDMDGNCYDKYNCDDVKLKPYEAYWLYSKGYGELCGRSLN from the coding sequence ATGCATATTAAATATTTAATATACATAATATTTTCAATTATTCTCCTTTCTCCAGCTTTTGCTGAAGAAAATTCCATATTTTTCGTTCATATGGCAGATATTCACTTATGTAATGATAGTGAAGTAAATAAGATATTTGGAGGATCAATTCCACCAGTAACTACAATGAAGAGTATGGTAAAAGAGATTCTTGCTTTTCATCCTGATACTGTAGTTCAAACTGGAGACATTGTAGCATTAGCTGATAGATACGATTTAGATACTGATCAGAGATGGTATGAGTTGGTTAATAAAACTGTAGTAGCACCAATAAAAAATGCAGGAATTCCATTTATATTTGCCCCAGGAAATCATGACCCAGCAGCATATAAGTTAAATGTAAATAAGTCTGATTGGAGATATTATAACGGACTATTATTAAAATACGTAGATTGGGGACTTGGAGCAAATAATACTGATCATCATACATATTACTCATATACAATTGGAAACTATCACTTTGTAGTTATTGATCCTTATGAAACTCCTGAAAGTGGTTACAGAGCTGTTATGCTACCAAAGGATCAAGTAAATTGGCTAAAGTCAGATTTAGAAAATAACTCTAATAAGTTTATAATCATTTGTTATCACCAACCATTAGGATCATGGTATAATGATAGCATAAATGAATTTTTAGGAATAATATCTAAATACAAAGGTCATATAATCCTACTTGCAGGACATACTCATGATGTCAGAACTTTGTATTGGAATGGAATTCCAGAGTATCAGGATGGAGCTGCTTGCGGAGATTGGTGGCAGACTGGAAAAACCCCAGATGGAAAACCTATGGGTTATGCAATATACTACATTAAAAAATTGGATAACGGAAGTTACTGCATATATAGATTTTATAAAGGATTTAATTTATCTGAACAAATTAATTTAGTTTCTCCAGAGGATGTTGTATTAAACGAATCTAAACCTTTAATATTGGACATATATACTGGAAATAAACAAATTGCCAGTGTAACTTACAAAACAGACAACGGCAAAGAAAGTTCTTTAAACTTTACATTAATTAATGCAACAAAAGTTTATTGGTACCATGTTAAAGGAATAATTAAACCTTCAACTTTTGACAATAAAAACCACAATATTACAATAATAGTCCATTGCAAGGATGGAACTTCATTTAATAAAACAATAGTTTATAAATTTTCAAAGCACGTAATAATGCCTATAAAAGAAATTATTGATGATACCAACTTCAAAAACTATTATGGAAGATTTGTTGTGATAAATGGAACCATAATTAATGTAGCTTACTCAGGAAACTTGTTACAGATTTCAGATGATACAGGAGAAATTGTTGTATGGGCAGGAGATTGTCACCATAAAGAGTTTAAAATTGGAGATGAAGTAATATTAAGAGGACAAATTACACAATTCAAAGGTACTAAAGAGTTAAAGTTAGTAAGAGATGAGGATGCAATTATTTATGGCTATAAAAATATTACCTCTAAAGTTATAAAAGTACCAAATATTCAAACTCTCTATGATAATTTTACTCAGTTAGAAAATAAGTATGTAGAGGTTTCTGGAGTAGCTACTGCAGTGTTTGGTGATGAAGTAGTAATTCAAGATACTACAAGAGGGATACAGCTTTGGCTTGGAGAAATTAAACATCCTGAAGTCAAAATTGGAGATAAAATTGTAGTTAGAGGGTTATTATCTAAATACAAAAATATGCCAGAAATCGTAGTTGGTTTAGATAAAGACTTTATAATAAATGGTACTGGAAAGGTTCCTGAACCAAAGGTAATAACAATAAATGAGATCCCCGAAAATATCGGTAATTTAGTAACAATCAAAAACTTAAAGGTTATTTCAGTAGATGATTATAAGATTATAGTTAGTGATGGTAAAAATACAACAGTTATTTACTGTAAAAAAGCTAACATTAATCCAAAAACCATTGTGAAAGTAGGAGACAAAATAGATGTTATAGGAATAGCTTATATTTATGAAAGTATATATGAAATTTGTCCAAGATTTACAAGTGATATCACTGTATTAGAAAACAATGAAGGAATTGTATATTTAAAAAGAGGGTGGAACGCTATATCTATTCCACATAATGGTAATGTATCTTATGAAGATCCTAATGCAGTAATAACTATAATAACATATTATAATAATACTTGGCATCAAGTTACTAAATTAAAAACATTATATGGATACTTTATTTATTGTAACAAATCCACAATCATGCATATAATATTCGTTAATATTTCAAATCCAATAGCTCCACCAAAAAGACCTATAACCAAAGGATGGAACTTAGTAGGAGTTAATCCAGCAAAGAATGATGTAGATGGAGTCTTATTAAAATCATTTGTAATTCCAATTGAAGATATATGGGCTTATCTAATAGATATGGATGGAAACTGTTACGATAAATATAACTGTGATGATGTTAAGTTAAAGCCTTACGAGGCTTATTGGTTATACTCAAAAGGGTATGGAGAACTTTGTGGGAGATCTTTAAATTAA
- a CDS encoding S-layer protein, protein MKKYVGIILLLFISSVFAITPPSLPAVYYGEIVSITPVNGYLIAKIDNKVVGNITVKNGKFGNSTYKMLIYSPSDVGKTIKFYLNGSTLLHPTLKYIPGDVRELKLYYNIKTIKKKNINVSIIPLKEIPVNITIPLVNVSLDKVLEKINESAIEKVINVVKVVDVDVENISEYIKPVAVASEGFNITKTDTNVNETIVNNKKIVKGKITMNVVNTSKKGFITIIIPIGNVVSLNVTVDNKELKEFNDPEVNTSLGWYVYQEGILEITLVKDPILEVEFVKEINITKEETYERRNTWKTSPAIRYHDVAEDVKSYILKTFIQVSNVYAGNDIDLNFAKELKKNPALTTNEKITKDTILIGGPVANPLTKKLMDKFPIKVTNEYPGKNKGVIEMIKLNVKISDHLYKEVKVLLLAGSDRWGTKAAVEYFKTLDNIPEEPIFVEWKDGKAVRIEKP, encoded by the coding sequence ATGAAAAAATATGTAGGAATTATACTATTATTATTTATTTCAAGTGTGTTTGCCATAACTCCCCCATCATTACCAGCAGTATATTATGGAGAGATAGTTTCTATCACTCCAGTAAATGGATATTTAATAGCAAAAATAGACAACAAAGTTGTTGGTAACATTACAGTAAAAAATGGAAAATTTGGTAATTCAACATACAAAATGTTAATATATTCTCCATCTGATGTTGGTAAGACTATTAAATTCTATCTTAATGGCTCTACACTTTTACATCCAACACTAAAATATATCCCAGGAGATGTTAGAGAATTAAAACTCTATTATAACATAAAAACTATTAAGAAAAAGAACATAAATGTTTCAATTATTCCATTAAAAGAAATTCCTGTAAATATAACTATTCCTTTAGTTAATGTATCTTTAGATAAAGTATTAGAAAAAATTAACGAATCTGCTATCGAAAAAGTGATAAATGTTGTAAAAGTTGTTGATGTAGATGTTGAAAATATTTCTGAGTATATTAAGCCTGTAGCTGTAGCTTCAGAAGGGTTTAATATAACAAAGACTGATACAAATGTTAATGAAACAATAGTTAATAACAAAAAAATCGTCAAAGGAAAAATAACAATGAATGTTGTAAATACTTCAAAGAAAGGGTTCATAACCATAATAATTCCAATAGGAAACGTTGTTAGCCTAAATGTTACCGTAGATAATAAAGAGTTAAAAGAATTCAACGATCCAGAGGTTAATACTTCCTTAGGATGGTATGTCTATCAAGAGGGAATCTTAGAGATAACATTAGTTAAGGATCCTATCTTAGAAGTTGAATTTGTTAAGGAGATAAATATAACTAAAGAAGAAACCTATGAAAGAAGAAACACTTGGAAAACTTCTCCAGCTATAAGATATCATGATGTAGCCGAAGATGTTAAGTCATACATATTAAAAACATTTATTCAAGTCTCTAACGTTTATGCTGGAAATGATATAGACTTAAACTTCGCTAAAGAGTTAAAGAAAAATCCAGCCTTAACTACAAATGAAAAGATAACTAAAGACACTATCCTAATCGGAGGGCCTGTAGCTAATCCATTAACCAAGAAGTTAATGGATAAGTTCCCGATTAAAGTAACTAATGAATATCCAGGAAAGAATAAGGGAGTTATTGAAATGATCAAGTTGAATGTTAAGATCTCCGATCATCTCTACAAAGAGGTTAAAGTTCTACTCTTAGCTGGTTCAGACAGATGGGGAACTAAAGCTGCCGTAGAGTACTTTAAAACCCTTGATAATATTCCAGAGGAACCAATCTTCGTAGAATGGAAAGACGGAAAGGCCGTTAGAATAGAGAAGCCTTAA